One stretch of Armatimonadota bacterium DNA includes these proteins:
- a CDS encoding DinB family protein — MSGFSATYELTRARMVQAIDGLSDEQLRWRPHKDALSVFEMLMHVAGGDTFFFLRLQEREGDDFEKRLERCARDKVINDEPFPFSDDEASMGLLVRALDHTYAILGPMLREPEEWLDKEIETPLGPVDGASGIFARIAQHPAYHTGQVWLYRFDPRFPG, encoded by the coding sequence ATGAGCGGATTTTCGGCAACGTACGAACTAACCCGCGCGCGCATGGTGCAGGCGATCGACGGCCTGTCGGACGAACAACTGCGTTGGAGACCGCACAAGGACGCGCTTTCGGTTTTCGAGATGCTGATGCACGTCGCGGGCGGCGATACGTTCTTCTTCTTGCGTCTGCAAGAGCGGGAGGGGGACGACTTCGAGAAACGTCTGGAGCGTTGCGCCAGGGACAAGGTCATCAACGACGAGCCGTTCCCGTTCTCCGACGACGAAGCGAGCATGGGCTTGCTTGTAAGGGCGCTGGACCACACTTACGCGATCCTAGGCCCGATGTTGCGCGAACCGGAGGAGTGGTTAGACAAGGAGATCGAGACGCCGCTCGGCCCGGTAGATGGCGCGTCCGGCATCTTCGCCCGCATCGCCCAGCATCCCGCGTACCACACCGGGCAGGTGTGGCTCTACCGCTTCGACCCGAGGTTTCCGGGGTAG
- a CDS encoding zinc-dependent metalloprotease — MKSYRLIVIFLMVVTASMSLAQGRRGGGQGGPGGQGGPGNQAEAAGQIKDYGDVITDEAETKEGVFKTHMVKDKLYFEIPTSEYGKPFIFKTTVAGTPEGGYNGSAAGTRTIYWERHDDKIFLRELRTANRAVDSEALARGVAFSNVPPIIMAFNIEALGDGDAAVINVTKLYNSNPAEFNVARTLRVGSLDSSRSYIAEVKAFPINIEVRSVLTFRQGSTPTGGTGGFPGFGGGGRGGPSNTAIVNYSMVKLPEEPMMGRLFDDRVGYFSERFTDYGAPEVVATERRYITRYRLEKKNPGAAMSDPVKPIVYYVGPGVPEKWRKYVKLAIEDWQPAFEAAGFSNAIIAKEPPDDPDWDPEDARFSVIRWAPSTTMNAMGPHIHDPRSGEIISAHVIMWHNALKLGQRWFFTQASPNQANAQQIPMPDEVLGELLRYIVSHEVGHTLGFQHNMKASSSYSIEQLRDSDFSQKWGTEASIMDYGRFNYVAQPGDNAGLIPKVAQYDHFAVRWGYTPIPGAKTPFDEIPTLDSWAAEQIDEPMFRFGVNRNEDPSQQSEDLGSDTIEATRLGLKNIDRVMEYVVKATTEKGKDYSLLEEYYGAVWSQRNTELNHVVRVVGGVVMTNFHAGRGGAVYTPVSRDRQRDAVSLLVAECFETPYSMIREDILDKIGPTNVEGRVTSSQSRVLRGLLSDSRIEKMLQLEATNGRRAYSVGELFEDIRRGVWRELNDTNPRIDRYRMALQNLHVTTLTGKLASAAPVRSLVRIELFSLRSMVSSRIDTAEDWKVRAHLMDVKAEIEKALEGGAPAPAAPATTGGGRRPPGG; from the coding sequence GTGAAGAGCTACCGATTGATCGTTATATTTCTCATGGTTGTAACCGCGAGCATGTCGCTTGCGCAAGGTCGCAGAGGCGGTGGGCAGGGAGGGCCGGGGGGACAGGGAGGACCTGGAAACCAAGCCGAAGCGGCCGGCCAAATCAAGGACTACGGCGACGTCATCACCGACGAGGCCGAGACGAAGGAGGGCGTGTTCAAGACGCACATGGTCAAAGACAAGCTCTACTTCGAGATTCCGACCAGCGAATACGGCAAGCCGTTTATTTTTAAGACGACCGTCGCGGGCACCCCAGAAGGCGGCTACAACGGGTCCGCTGCAGGCACGCGCACGATCTACTGGGAGCGGCACGACGACAAGATTTTTCTCAGAGAGTTGAGGACTGCCAACAGGGCGGTTGACAGCGAAGCGCTCGCACGCGGAGTTGCGTTCTCAAACGTTCCGCCGATCATCATGGCCTTCAACATCGAGGCGCTCGGCGACGGCGATGCGGCGGTCATCAACGTCACGAAACTCTATAACAGCAACCCGGCGGAGTTCAACGTTGCGCGTACATTGCGCGTCGGATCGCTCGACTCCTCGCGGTCTTATATCGCCGAGGTCAAGGCGTTTCCGATCAACATCGAGGTGCGGTCGGTTCTGACGTTCCGGCAGGGCTCCACTCCGACCGGCGGCACGGGCGGATTTCCTGGCTTTGGCGGCGGCGGAAGAGGCGGCCCGAGCAACACGGCGATCGTGAACTACTCGATGGTCAAGCTGCCGGAGGAGCCGATGATGGGGCGACTGTTCGACGACCGGGTCGGCTACTTCAGCGAGAGGTTCACCGACTATGGAGCGCCCGAGGTGGTTGCGACCGAGCGGCGGTACATCACACGGTATCGGCTTGAGAAGAAGAACCCCGGCGCGGCAATGAGCGACCCTGTCAAGCCGATCGTCTACTACGTCGGCCCTGGAGTGCCGGAGAAGTGGCGCAAGTACGTGAAGCTGGCGATCGAAGACTGGCAGCCGGCTTTCGAGGCCGCCGGCTTCAGCAACGCTATCATCGCCAAAGAGCCGCCGGACGATCCCGACTGGGACCCGGAGGACGCGCGCTTCTCCGTCATCCGTTGGGCGCCTAGCACGACGATGAACGCGATGGGGCCGCACATCCACGATCCGCGCAGCGGCGAGATCATCTCGGCGCACGTGATCATGTGGCACAACGCGCTCAAGTTGGGTCAGCGGTGGTTCTTCACGCAGGCGTCGCCGAACCAAGCGAACGCGCAGCAAATTCCGATGCCAGATGAAGTGCTCGGGGAACTTTTGCGATACATCGTTTCGCACGAGGTTGGGCATACGCTCGGGTTCCAGCACAACATGAAGGCCTCGTCGAGCTACTCGATCGAGCAGCTGCGCGACTCGGACTTCTCGCAGAAGTGGGGCACCGAGGCGAGCATCATGGACTACGGCCGCTTCAACTACGTCGCGCAGCCCGGCGACAACGCAGGGCTGATCCCCAAGGTCGCGCAGTACGACCACTTTGCAGTGCGTTGGGGCTATACGCCGATCCCTGGTGCGAAGACGCCGTTCGACGAGATTCCGACGCTTGACAGCTGGGCGGCGGAGCAGATTGACGAGCCGATGTTCCGGTTCGGCGTGAACCGAAACGAGGATCCGAGCCAGCAGTCCGAGGATCTCGGCAGTGACACGATAGAGGCCACGCGCCTCGGCTTGAAGAACATCGACCGCGTCATGGAGTACGTGGTCAAGGCGACGACCGAGAAGGGAAAGGACTACTCGCTTCTCGAGGAGTACTACGGCGCAGTCTGGAGCCAGCGCAACACCGAGTTGAACCACGTCGTCCGCGTCGTCGGCGGAGTCGTGATGACGAACTTCCACGCCGGGCGCGGCGGCGCGGTCTACACGCCGGTCAGTCGTGATCGACAGAGGGACGCGGTCAGTCTTCTAGTCGCAGAGTGCTTCGAGACTCCTTACTCGATGATCCGCGAGGACATCCTCGACAAGATCGGCCCGACCAACGTCGAGGGCCGGGTGACGAGCAGCCAGAGCCGGGTGCTGCGCGGCCTGCTCTCGGACTCTCGGATCGAGAAGATGCTGCAGCTTGAAGCCACGAACGGACGCCGCGCATACAGCGTCGGCGAGCTGTTCGAGGATATTCGACGCGGAGTCTGGCGCGAACTGAACGACACGAACCCGCGCATCGATCGGTACCGCATGGCGCTGCAGAACCTGCACGTGACGACGCTCACCGGCAAGCTGGCGAGCGCGGCACCGGTGCGTTCGCTCGTGCGCATCGAGTTGTTCTCCCTTCGCAGCATGGTGTCGTCAAGGATCGACACCGCCGAGGATTGGAAGGTGCGGGCTCACCTGATGGATGTCAAGGCCGAGATCGAAAAGGCGCTTGAAGGCGGTGCCCCTGCCCCGGCTGCTCCCGCCACCACAGGTGGAGGAAGGAGACCGCCCGGCGGCTAG
- a CDS encoding choice-of-anchor B family protein — translation MKNSLASITGLSLAVVLAFLPTSSNSKVAVPSSPPENNLNVDLLGHIGLATFGYGAGNDCWGYVSPSGREYAIMGFQRGLAVIEVSDPDRPIIIGRIPHAGSTWCDIKVYGEYAYAATEVHRSGLQVIDLTQVDSGIVRLARTVMTMGDAHNLAIDTDSGYLYACAVNTGTGTTMCLDLSDPANPTPVGRGSMTTSGQHDMQVVTYHDGPYAGRQIMFGSSGGRGLQIIDVTDKNNPFYISGLRYPGLEYNHQGWLSEDKRYWYMDDELDEYRGRTPTTRTLVADVSNLSAPFLASTFTTGLPAIDHNLYVKCGFVFESNYSSGLHIFDATDDRLSPTETGFYDTYPANDNPTFNGTWSNFPFFPSGTVILSDRQSGLFVFDVSAATVRPITADSHRMNSGAQISGNTASLATADGDYLVLGPGITPFRDAPDGSVSVFGAASCEHASNLTLRVAANTGSPGLRGTRIRQEIDVYDWRTLEWVTVSITILNSAQFTATIELDEPTRFIQAETNFVSARARYYLPAIRPHSIWSVRIDELSWTVNP, via the coding sequence ATGAAGAATTCACTAGCGTCGATCACCGGACTTTCTCTCGCTGTTGTGCTGGCATTTTTGCCGACCTCGTCCAACTCCAAGGTTGCTGTCCCTAGTAGCCCGCCTGAAAACAACTTGAACGTCGACTTGCTAGGGCATATCGGCCTCGCGACGTTTGGTTACGGCGCAGGGAATGATTGCTGGGGTTACGTCTCGCCATCGGGCAGAGAGTACGCGATCATGGGCTTTCAGCGAGGACTGGCCGTTATCGAAGTGTCCGACCCGGACCGGCCTATCATCATCGGCCGGATACCGCACGCCGGCAGCACGTGGTGCGACATCAAGGTGTACGGCGAGTACGCGTACGCAGCGACGGAAGTGCACAGATCCGGACTCCAGGTGATCGACCTGACACAAGTCGATTCAGGAATCGTGAGGCTTGCAAGAACCGTCATGACAATGGGCGATGCGCACAATCTGGCGATCGACACTGACAGCGGTTACCTCTACGCTTGCGCTGTCAACACAGGCACTGGAACAACGATGTGCCTCGATCTCAGCGACCCGGCGAATCCAACGCCCGTCGGTCGCGGTTCGATGACGACGAGCGGACAGCACGACATGCAGGTCGTGACGTACCACGACGGTCCGTACGCTGGCAGGCAGATCATGTTTGGCAGCTCCGGGGGGCGCGGGCTGCAGATCATCGACGTGACCGACAAGAACAACCCGTTCTATATCTCCGGATTGAGGTACCCCGGCCTTGAGTACAACCACCAGGGTTGGCTCAGCGAAGACAAGAGGTACTGGTATATGGACGACGAGCTGGACGAGTACCGCGGGCGGACGCCCACGACTCGCACGCTCGTCGCCGACGTGAGCAATCTGTCGGCGCCATTCCTGGCCAGCACGTTCACGACTGGCTTGCCGGCTATCGACCACAACCTTTACGTAAAGTGCGGATTCGTGTTTGAATCCAACTACTCGAGCGGTTTGCACATCTTCGACGCGACCGACGACCGGTTGTCACCGACAGAAACTGGGTTCTACGACACATACCCCGCCAACGACAACCCGACGTTCAATGGAACCTGGAGCAACTTCCCGTTCTTCCCGAGCGGAACAGTTATCTTGAGCGATCGACAGTCAGGATTGTTCGTTTTCGACGTTTCGGCGGCGACGGTGCGACCGATCACGGCCGACAGCCACCGGATGAACAGCGGCGCGCAGATAAGCGGCAATACAGCTAGCCTTGCGACTGCCGACGGCGACTATCTCGTTCTCGGTCCCGGAATTACCCCATTCAGGGATGCACCTGACGGATCCGTGTCGGTCTTCGGCGCCGCCAGCTGCGAGCATGCGTCTAACCTGACCTTGAGGGTCGCGGCGAACACCGGTTCTCCAGGACTCAGAGGAACGAGGATCCGACAAGAGATAGATGTTTACGATTGGCGTACACTAGAATGGGTGACGGTTAGCATCACAATTCTGAATTCTGCGCAATTCACAGCGACCATCGAACTTGACGAACCAACGAGATTCATCCAAGCCGAAACAAACTTTGTTTCCGCGAGAGCGCGATACTATCTCCCTGCGATTAGGCCTCATTCCATCTGGTCGGTCCGGATCGACGAGCTTTCTTGGACGGTCAACCCTTAA
- a CDS encoding DNA-3-methyladenine glycosylase 2 family protein — protein MKLLTPRRVTYAVKALSEDPILGPIIAQYPKPEFQMSNCVFASLSGAIISQQLSTKASATIYGRFLKLIRKRKPDAKAVSKCTVEQLRGVGVSRQKASYLLDLANKTLDGELHIDRLAEMPNDEVIAEITNVKGLGEWSADMFLMFALCRPDVWPVGDLGIRNGVRDLLGQEERLPIDELHEVAEAWRPYRTVAARYVWDSLDNKPL, from the coding sequence ATGAAGCTCCTAACTCCTCGCCGAGTGACTTATGCCGTTAAGGCGTTGTCCGAGGATCCGATCCTCGGGCCGATCATCGCGCAGTACCCGAAGCCGGAGTTTCAGATGTCGAACTGCGTGTTCGCGTCTCTGTCGGGTGCGATCATCTCGCAACAGCTGTCGACCAAGGCTTCCGCGACGATCTACGGCCGCTTCTTGAAGCTGATCCGGAAGAGGAAGCCGGACGCGAAGGCTGTGAGCAAGTGCACGGTCGAGCAGTTGCGCGGGGTCGGCGTTTCGCGGCAGAAAGCCTCTTATCTTCTTGATCTTGCGAACAAGACGCTGGACGGCGAACTGCACATCGACCGCCTTGCTGAAATGCCGAACGACGAGGTGATCGCGGAGATCACGAACGTCAAGGGGCTGGGCGAGTGGAGCGCGGACATGTTTCTGATGTTTGCCCTGTGCCGCCCGGACGTGTGGCCGGTCGGCGACCTGGGGATCCGAAACGGAGTGCGCGATCTGCTCGGCCAGGAGGAGAGACTCCCGATCGACGAGTTGCACGAGGTCGCCGAGGCTTGGCGGCCGTATCGCACCGTCGCGGCGCGGTATGTGTGGGACTCGCTCGACAACAAGCCGCTCTGA
- a CDS encoding SH3 domain-containing protein, whose protein sequence is MVSCLVLAFAVVGLDKLQPIDEAPQDKQFLEFRTNMIAAIKKKNYSYVNSRIDEDVHWSFGGGEGRDSLLQRWKEESSIETFYDELLQVLKLGGQFGEYGEPGTKSFTAPYSFSAWPDEFDAYEYVVAVNKGVLVYAKPDTKSGQVGTLSYDIVKVSFANDYVDGWHEIELPNESGKTGWVERGPVRSPISYRAIFEKKRGSWYMVMFIAGD, encoded by the coding sequence ATGGTTTCGTGTCTCGTGCTCGCGTTCGCCGTAGTCGGCCTCGACAAGCTCCAGCCGATCGACGAAGCCCCGCAGGACAAGCAGTTCCTCGAGTTCCGCACCAACATGATCGCCGCGATCAAGAAGAAGAACTACTCTTACGTCAACAGCAGGATCGACGAGGACGTTCATTGGAGCTTTGGCGGTGGCGAAGGTCGAGACTCATTGCTGCAGCGATGGAAAGAGGAGAGCAGCATAGAGACGTTCTACGACGAGCTTCTGCAAGTGCTCAAACTCGGCGGTCAGTTTGGCGAGTACGGAGAGCCGGGAACGAAGTCGTTCACCGCGCCCTACTCGTTCAGCGCGTGGCCCGACGAGTTCGACGCATACGAATACGTCGTCGCTGTGAACAAGGGCGTCCTCGTGTACGCAAAACCTGATACGAAGAGCGGCCAAGTTGGAACGCTCAGCTACGACATCGTCAAGGTGAGCTTCGCCAACGATTACGTCGATGGCTGGCACGAGATCGAGCTGCCGAACGAATCCGGAAAGACGGGCTGGGTAGAGCGCGGCCCGGTGCGCAGCCCGATCAGCTACCGAGCGATCTTCGAAAAGAAGAGAGGCTCGTGGTACATGGTCATGTTCATCGCTGGCGACTGA
- a CDS encoding PEP-CTERM sorting domain-containing protein translates to MWASPVTEPASMLGLALGAILLARTRRKRQA, encoded by the coding sequence TTGTGGGCATCCCCCGTCACCGAGCCCGCAAGTATGCTGGGGCTCGCACTCGGTGCAATCTTATTGGCCCGTACACGGCGAAAGCGACAAGCTTAG
- a CDS encoding DUF2156 domain-containing protein: MSELTLSSAALLRPESLPLTTAHSRASESARHSPTIDGETNWFASRWRDEGMQYLSVGGTISVGVSMGRAFVTAGATADVGSTLAQSQRRICVFGLNADQTALGDWNRLHIGAMAIWSPALWRQKLQSNRSLRRQIRRARHKGASLCEGPGDENQLAECQQEWLEGQGLPPLHFLGRAVDTDHLQGKFILRAEVSGQVVAFLVASKVPVRNAWVVEQIARIPSAPNGAVELLIHAAMIRFADLGVGEVSLGLAPLADCEEWSDDASPCVRWALRRAKAIGGTVYNFKGIEQFKRKLRPDRWEPVYAVANFKWSWRSLAELLRAFTGESWARTALRLIEQRLESPVGG, encoded by the coding sequence TTGTCCGAACTCACCCTGTCTTCCGCCGCCTTGCTGAGACCTGAGAGCCTGCCGCTCACGACCGCCCACTCGCGCGCTTCAGAAAGCGCGCGTCACAGCCCGACGATCGACGGCGAAACAAATTGGTTCGCGTCAAGGTGGCGAGATGAAGGAATGCAGTACCTCAGCGTCGGCGGAACGATATCTGTCGGGGTCAGCATGGGAAGAGCGTTCGTAACTGCCGGAGCAACAGCCGACGTGGGCAGCACGCTTGCACAAAGTCAACGCCGCATTTGCGTCTTTGGCTTGAACGCCGATCAAACCGCACTCGGCGATTGGAACAGGCTGCACATCGGCGCGATGGCGATTTGGTCGCCCGCGCTCTGGAGACAGAAATTACAGTCAAACCGCTCGCTGCGGCGACAGATCCGACGCGCACGGCACAAAGGCGCCAGCCTGTGCGAAGGCCCTGGCGACGAAAATCAGCTAGCTGAGTGCCAACAAGAATGGCTGGAAGGGCAGGGCCTCCCGCCGCTACACTTCTTGGGGCGGGCCGTCGACACAGACCACCTTCAGGGCAAGTTCATTCTGCGGGCAGAAGTCAGCGGCCAAGTCGTCGCGTTTCTCGTCGCCAGCAAGGTGCCGGTGCGCAACGCCTGGGTCGTAGAGCAGATCGCCCGCATCCCGTCCGCTCCCAACGGGGCAGTCGAGCTGTTGATCCACGCGGCGATGATTCGTTTCGCCGACCTCGGAGTTGGCGAAGTCTCTCTCGGCCTCGCGCCGCTTGCTGACTGCGAAGAGTGGAGCGACGATGCGAGTCCCTGCGTGCGGTGGGCGTTGCGGCGAGCGAAGGCGATCGGCGGCACCGTCTACAACTTCAAGGGGATCGAACAGTTCAAGCGCAAGCTGCGCCCGGATCGCTGGGAGCCGGTTTACGCCGTTGCGAACTTCAAGTGGTCATGGAGATCGCTCGCGGAGCTGTTGCGAGCGTTCACCGGCGAGAGCTGGGCAAGAACGGCACTGCGGCTCATCGAGCAGCGACTAGAATCTCCAGTGGGCGGTTAG
- a CDS encoding CHRD domain-containing protein: MHSIRLTIIILAISIAGAANATVWVFNDPVDASQVVPPTGELATGTAVGTYDDVTNMLNINVAVGVFNAIYPPTAAHIHRAPFGANGGVFHVLGVAGGVNYTNPNTNFVLNAAQEVDFLNNLYYVQIHTSLNPGGAVRGQLNPVPEPASLFALGIGALVLARRRRRKA, from the coding sequence ATGCATTCTATACGTTTAACGATAATTATTTTGGCGATCTCAATCGCAGGCGCCGCAAACGCTACAGTCTGGGTTTTCAACGACCCTGTCGACGCATCACAGGTAGTTCCGCCGACCGGCGAACTCGCGACCGGGACAGCGGTCGGCACCTACGACGACGTCACGAACATGCTCAACATCAACGTGGCTGTTGGGGTCTTTAACGCTATCTATCCACCGACTGCGGCGCACATCCACCGCGCCCCATTCGGCGCGAACGGCGGCGTATTCCATGTTCTCGGCGTTGCAGGCGGAGTCAACTACACCAACCCTAACACTAACTTTGTTCTGAACGCAGCTCAGGAAGTCGACTTCCTGAACAACCTGTACTACGTGCAGATTCACACTTCTCTCAATCCGGGAGGTGCGGTTCGGGGACAGCTCAACCCAGTTCCAGAGCCGGCAAGCCTGTTTGCACTGGGTATAGGTGCGTTGGTCCTAGCTCGACGTCGACGTCGCAAGGCCTGA